One stretch of Malus domestica chromosome 14, GDT2T_hap1 DNA includes these proteins:
- the LOC103424570 gene encoding dof zinc finger protein DOF5.4, with amino-acid sequence MQDIYSVRGGGRFFGGSGGGDRRLRPHQHPNQQALKCPRCDSLHTKFCYYNNYNLSQPRHFCKACRRYWTKGGVLRNVPVGGGCRKTKRSKPKNSSSSSPTSSPPPPPPQPNSADQNKSSSHSSSESSSLTNPTAAAATAVTEAVSAPSSTGSASNLLTNIHNPESKFFVSQGGANGGFEPSTSAAALLEQITEINGLFSEIGSFTSLITSSNDVPFSFGNINGSPFDQPAQVGNHHHNQVHQNQWGQQNQEGKMQEISGGLLDQTAQVDLSVFQNRSNGVGGGEFGPLDWQPGSVDQGLFDLPNTVDWSQGQWADQDHPTLYLP; translated from the coding sequence ATGCAAGACATTTATTCAGTGAGAGGAGGAGGGAGGTTCTTCGGCGGCTCGGGAGGAGGAGACCGGCGGCTGAGGCCGCACCAGCACCCCAACCAGCAGGCCTTGAAGTGCCCGCGGTGCGATTCTCTCCACACCAAGTTCTGCTACTACAACAACTACAACCTCTCCCAGCCCCGCCACTTCTGTAAGGCCTGCCGCCGCTACTGGACCAAGGGCGGCGTCCTCCGCAACGTCCCAGTCGGCGGTGGATGTCGCAAAACTAAACGCTCCAAGCCGAAAAATTCATCTTCGTCATCGCCGACATCGTCTCCGCCTCCTCCTCCGCCGCAACCGAACAGCGCCGATCAGAACAAATCCAGCTCTCATTCGAGCAGCGAGAGCTCGAGCCTCACCAACCCCACCGCCGCCGCCGCTACTGCCGTCACGGAGGCCGTCTCAGCGCCGTCTTCGACCGGCTCTGCTTCCAATTTACTGACCAATATTCATAATCCGGAATCCAAATTCTTCGTTTCTCAAGGCGGCGCGAACGGTGGCTTTGAGCCCAGCACGTCGGCGGCGGCGCTGCTGGAGCAGATTACGGAGATTAACGGATTGTTCTCGGAGATTGGGAGCTTCACGAGCTTGATCACGTCTTCCAACGACGTGCCGTTTAGTTTCGGGAACATCAACGGCTCGCCGTTTGATCAGCCAGCCCAAGTTGGTAATCATCATCACAATCAAGTTCATCAAAACCAATGGGGGCAGCAGAACCAGGAAGGGAAGATGCAGGAGATCAGTGGTGGATTGCTGGATCAGACGGCGCAGGTCGATCTATCAGTGTTCCAAAACAGATCCAACGGCGTCGGAGGAGGAgaatttggaccgttggattggcAACCGGGATCAGTTGATCAAGGTTTGTTTGATCTTCCTAACACCGTAGACTGGAGTCAAGGTCAATGGGCTGATCAAGACCACCCTACTCTCTACCTCCCGTAA